In the genome of Vigna radiata var. radiata cultivar VC1973A unplaced genomic scaffold, Vradiata_ver6 scaffold_407, whole genome shotgun sequence, one region contains:
- the LOC106778358 gene encoding 7-deoxyloganetin glucosyltransferase-like, with translation MGSLGRMNKPHAVCIPYPAQGHINPMLKLAKLLHLKGFHITFVNTEYNHRRLLKSRGTSSLNGLPSFRFETIPDGLPESDVDVTQDIPSLCESTRRTCLPHFRNLLAKVNNSDAPPVTCIVSDGVMSFTVDAAQELGVPEVLFWTTSACGFMCYVQYEQFIQKGITPLKDSSDVTNGYLESTIDWIPGIKEIRLKDIPSFIRTTDSNDIMLDFVQGECKRARRASAILLNTFDTLEHDVLEAFSSILPPVYSIGPLNLLVKSIDDEKLNAIESNLWKEESECMEWLGTKEPNSVVYVNFGSITVMTAEQLVEFAWGLGNSNKSFLWVIRPDLVAGENAVLPQEFVKQTKNRGLLSSWCSQEQVLNHPAIGGFLTHSGWNSTLESLCAGVPMICWPFFAEQQTNCRFSCKEWGVGLEIEDVKRDKIESLVNELMDGEKGKEMKEKALQWKELAKSAASGPYGTSFLNLDNMIREVLLDKNVMNQF, from the exons ATGGGTTCTTTGGGAAGAATGAATAAACCTCATGCCGTGTGCATTCCATACCCAGCTCAGGGTCACATAAACCCAATGCTAAAGCTAGCAAAACTCCTTCACTTGAAAGGCTTCCACATAACCTTTGTTAACACCGAGTACAACCACAGACGCCTTCTCAAATCAAGAGGGACTTCTTCCCTTAATGGTCTCCCTTCATTTCGTTTTGAAACCATCCCCGATGGTCTACCGGAGTCTGATGTGGATGTCACACAGGATATTCCCTCCCTCTGTGAGTCCACCAGAAGAACTTGCCTCCCTCACTTCAGAAACCTTCTCGCTAAGGTTAATAACTCAGATGCCCCTCCAGTGACCTGCATAGTTTCTGACGGCGTCATGAGCTTCACTGTTGATGCTGCCCAAGAATTGGGTGTCCCTGAGGTCCTCTTTTGGACAACTAGTGCATGTGGCTTCATGTGTTATGTTCAATACGAACAATTCATTCAAAAGGGCATAACACCGCTGAAAG ACTCAAGTGATGTCACGAACGGGTATTTGGAGAGTACCATCGATTGGATACCAGGCATCAAGGAAATTCGATTGAAGGATATTCCTAGTTTCATTAGGACCACAGATTCAAATGATATTATGCTTGATTTCGTGCAAGGGGAGTGCAAGAGGGCTCGAAGAGCTTCTGCGATACTTTTGAACACTTTTGATACCTTAGAGCATGATGTGTTGGAAGCGTTCTCGTCTATTTTGCCTCCTGTTTATTCCATAGGTCCTTTGAATTTACTTGTGAAGAGTATTGATGACGAAAAACTGAATGCAATTGAGTCCAATCTCTGGAAAGAGGAGTCTGAGTGCATGGAGTGGCTCGGCACGAAAGAACCTAACAGTGTTGTTTATGTGAATTTTGGGAGCATCACAGTTATGACTGCTGAGCAACTGGTTGAGTTTGCATGGGGACTTGGTAACAGCAACAAAAGCTTTTTATGGGTCATAAGACCAGATCTTGTGGCTGGTGAAAATGCTGTTTTACCTCAAGAGTTTgtgaaacaaacaaaaaatagagGCCTTTTGTCCAGTTGGTGTTCTCAAGAGCAGGTGCTGAATCATCCTGCGATTGGAGGGTTCTTGACACACAGTGGTTGGAATTCAACCTTAGAAAGTTTGTGTGCTGGTGTTCCAATGATATGTTGGCCTTTCTTTGCGGAGCAACAGACCAATTGCAGGTTCTCCTGCAAAGAGTGGGGGGTTGGGTTGGAGATTGAAGATGTTAAGAGAGACAAAATAGAGAGCCTTGTGAATGAGTTGATGGATGGTGAAAAGGGTAaggagatgaaagagaaagccCTGCAATGGAAGGAATTGGCAAAGAGTGCTGCTTCTGGCCCCTACGGAACTTCATTTCTTAATTTGGACAACATGATTCGTGAAGTTCTTCTCGACAAAAATGTTATGAATCAGTTTTAG
- the LOC106778352 gene encoding uncharacterized protein LOC106778352 — protein sequence MADLDPRTNTEDCLEPLGDTQPVIVGKDPTQVTTIARGLEEEVEKRLRATLWRNRDLFAWTAADMPGIHPSIMSHRLSLFREARPVAQKKRKMGEEKRRVVQEEVRKLQVAGFVQEITYTTWLANVVMVKKASGQWRMCTDYTDLNKACPKDSYPLPSIDVLVDGASGHQILSFLDAYSGYNQIPMHGPDREKTAFMADQANFCYEVMPFGLKNADATYERLMNKVFAEQIGRCMDVYVDDMVVRSSQGTQHLQDLEEVFRQIRRYGMRLNPAKCTFGVAAGKFFGFMLTSQGIEAKPDKYGAVLEMQSPGTVKDIQRLVGRLTTLSRFIPKLAERASPILKKMKKTSTNAWDDDCETTFREIKSILTQPPIMNRPIPGEELQVYLGISEASVEKVALALLHASRRLRPYFQSHQVVVRTDHPVSKILRKPDLAGRMVGWAVELSEFSIRYEPRGSVKGQHLADFAAEIPLTGQGEWTLYVDGAFGRTVSGAGVVLEGPNGFLMEHSLIFKFKASNNQAEYEALLAGLQLAKDMGARRLTCRTDSQLVVGQMNGDFQVREDHLLWYYHQASSLVQDFESVKIQHIPQEQNARADLLSKLSTGKEKGQLTTIIRQVLLQPSVECQAITTDDVTDWRTEIRKLISRQDHGENLRPVDTKKIARSTMVDGDLYRRGFSSPLLKCLAGEETQYMMNELHHGVCGFHTGGQTLKARILRATYYWPTVENDAVEFTRRCIQCQAHANNRHAPPHILHTIVSPWPFAQWGIDIVGPFPPGTGQRKFLLVAIDYFTKWVEAEPLATITASQV from the exons ATGGCCGACCTAGATCCCCGGACCAATACGGAAGATTGCCTTGAGCCGCTGGGGGATACCCAACCTGTGATAGTGGGGAAAGATCCCACTCAGGTCACTACCATTGCTCGGGGactggaagaagaagtagaAAAGCGACTGAGGGCGACTCTATGGCGCAATCGGGATTTGTTTGCCTGGACAGCTGCCGACATGCCGGGGATACACCCTTCTATCATGTCGCATCGCTTGTCTTTGTTTAGAGAAGCCCGACCCGTAGcccaaaagaagaggaagatgggCGAAGAGAAAAGGAGGGTCGTCCAGGAGGAAGTAAGGAAGTTACAGGTGGCAGGGTTCGTCCAGGAAATCACGTATACCACTTGGTTAGCCAATGTGGTCATGGTCAAGAAAGCTAGCGGCCAATGGCGAATGTGCACGGATTATACCGACCTAAATAAAGCTTGCCCAAAGGACTCTTATCCTTTGCCTAGCATTGACGTCCTTGTGGATGGGGCATCCGGTCATCAAATCCTAAGCTTCCTGGACGCATACTCGGGGTATAATCAGATACCCATGCATGGACCGGATAGGGAGAAGACGGCCTTTATGGCCGATCAAGCCAACTTCTGTTATGAAGTCATGCCCTTCGGTTTGAAGAACGCTGACGCCACTTACGAGCGGTTGATGAACAAAGTATTCGCCGAACAAATAGGCCGATGCATGGACGTCTATGTCGACGACATGGTCGTACGGTCTTCACAGGGAACTCAGCACTTGCAAGACTTAGAGGAAGTCTTCAGACAGATACGGAGGTATGGGATGAGGCTCAACCCGGCCAAGTGTACATTTGGTGTAGCGGCTGGTAAATTTTTCGGATTCATGCTGACATCCCAAGGAATTGAGGCTAAACCGGACAAGTATGGAGCAGTATTAGAAATGCAGAGCCCGGGCACTGTGAAAGATATCCAAAGGCTTGTCGGACGCCTGACGACCCTCTCTCGCTTTATACCAAAGCTAGCCGAACGGGCCAGTCCGATattgaaaaagatgaagaaaactTCGACCAATGCATGGGATGATGACTGCGAAACAACATTTCGCGAAATCAAAAGTATCCTCACCCAGCCCCCGATCATGAACCGACCCATCCCAGGGGAAGAGCTGCAGGTTTACCTGGGAATATCCGAAGCTTCC GTAGAAAAGGTAGCCTTGGCCCTTCTGCATGCCTCCAGAAGACTCCGACCATACTTCCAAAGCCACCAAGTAGTGGTACGCACGGACCACCCTGTCTCGAAAATATTGAGAAAGCCCGACTTGGCTGGGAGAATGGTAGGATGGGCGGTCGAGTTGTCTGAATTTAGCATAAGGTATGAACCACGAGGGTCTGTGAAGGGTCAGCATTTGGCCGACTTTGCTGCCGAAATACCTTTGACCGGCCAAGGTGAGTGGACATTGTATGTAGATGGTGCGTTTGGCCGGACAGTCAGTGGAGCTGGTGTAGTCTTGGAGGGACCAAATGGATTCTTGATGGAACATTCCTTGATTTTCAAGTTCAAAGCGTCAAATAACCAGGCGGAGTATGAGGCATTGCTGGCCGGTTTGCAACTTGCCAAGGATATGGGGGCCCGCAGGTTGACATGCCGAACCGACTCACAGTTGGTAGTGGGTCAGATGAATGGCGATTTCCAGGTTCGGGAGGACCATCTCCTCTGGTATTATCACCAAGCTTCTTCCCTAGTTCAGGACTTTGAAAGCGTGAAGATCCAGCACATCCCCCAGGAACAGAATGCACGGGCTGACCTACTATCCAAGCTCAGTACGGGGAAGGAGAAGGGGCAGTTGACAACCATCATCCGCCAAGTCCTCCTGCAGCCCTCGGTCGAATGTCAAGCAATCACGACAGATGACGTTACTGATTGGAGGACGGAGATTCGTAAGCTGATCAGCAGGCAAGACCACGGAGAAAACCTGCGTCCCGTCGATACGAAGAAGATCGCTAGATCCACAATGGTCGACGGCGACCTCTACCGAAGGGGTTTCTCGTCACCATTGCTCAAGTGCTTGGCGGGGGAAGAGACCCAATACATGATGAATGAATTACATCACGGGGTTTGTGGTTTCCACACCGGAGGACAAACGCTCAAGGCGAGAATACTACGTGCGACATACTATTGGCCGACGGTGGAGAATGACGCAGTTGAATTTACGCGCCGATGCATCCAATGTCAGGCTCACGCCAACAACCGTCACGCTCCACCTCACATACTCCATACGATCGTCTCCCCATGGCCGTTCGCTCAGTGGGGAATAGACATTGTCGGACCCTTCCCCCCGGGAACCGGTCAACGAAAATTTCTATTGGTGGCCATCGACTATTTTACCAAGTGGGTGGAAGCGGAACCTTTGGCCACCATTACAGCTTCTCAGGTTTAG
- the LOC106778353 gene encoding uncharacterized protein LOC106778353: MRTPQKRPTPPGAENSKHCLYHQNMGHDTEDCTTLKDRIEELIQVGHLKQYIRAYRHETSPARHPCPWERSPRNLSQDRRTANERTTRWNDRPHYQQGQVGRTGSPERRNRDRSRSRSRSRASGSGRPLRGVINTISGGFAGGRASSSARKRSIRHLWSIHFVEVPRRTMPPITFSDEDFHAPDPEQDDLMVITVEIARYGVSKVLVDQGSSVNILYWKTFRQMEISDDLIVPYDEQLGGFAGERVDTKGYLDLWTRLGAGREGEEKRVRYLLVDANTSYNVLLGRLCLNSFGAIVSTPHLAMKYPTSRGTICTIRANQKVARSVMPQALRCILGK, from the coding sequence ATGCGAACCCCACAAAAACGCCCTACACCACCCGGGGCCGAGAACAGTAAGCATTGTCTATATCACCAGAATATGGGTCACGATACCGAAGACTGCACGACGCTTAAGGACCGGATAGAAGAACTCATCCAAGTCGGGCATCTTAAACAGTACATTCGGGCATATCGGCATGAAACGTCTCCTGCCAGACACCCCTGTCCTTGGGAAAGGAGCCCCAGGAACTTATCGCAGGATAGAAGGACCGCTAACGAACGTACCACCCGCTGGAATGATCGCCCGCATTATCAACAAGGGCAGGTCGGAAGAACCGGAAGTCCCGAAAGGAGAAATAGGGATAGAAGCAGAAGTCGGAGTAGAAGTCGGGCCAGTGGGAGTGGGAGGCCGCTGAGAGGAGTGATCAACACTATCTCCGGAGGATTCGCGGGCGGTAGGGCCTCATCGTCAGCACGAAAAAGAAGTATTCGCCATCTGTGGTCTATACATTTCGTAGAAGTCCCCAGGAGGACGATGCCCCCCATCACCTTCTCCGACGAGGATTTTCACGCACCTGACCCGGAACAAGATGATTTGATGGTCATTACGGTCGAGATTGCGCGATACGGGGTGAGCAAGGTATTAGTGGATCAAGGAAGCTCGGTTAATATACTCTACTGGAAGACATTTAGGCAAATGGAAATCTCGGATGACCTCATAGTACCTTATGATGAACAGTTGGGGGGCTTTGCTGGGGAGCGGGTCGACACCAAGGGATATCTAGACTTGTGGACGCGTCTGGGGGCCGGCCGAGAAGGCGAGGAGAAGAGAGTAAGATACTTACTGGTAGACGCCAACACGTCCTATAATGTCTTGTTGGGACGCCTGTGCCTGAACTCCTTTGGCGCCATTGTTTCCACCCCCCACTTGGCGATGAAGTATCCTACCAGCCGGGGTACAATTTGCACCATCCGTGCTAATCAAAAGGTGGCGCGGAGTGTTATGCCGCAGGCCTTAAGATGTATCCTCGGGAAATGA